Proteins from one archaeon BMS3Bbin15 genomic window:
- the gcvH_1 gene encoding glycine cleavage system H protein, protein MELKSADVLKVGELEFPLDRFYYRGKKSHIWVKSRDGIDEVGMDAFLVHSVGYLNYVSINTGEVKQGKGVGNFESAKFVSRIFSPISGKIIEVNQKALDNPRQINASPYTTWLFKIEPSNPEELKGDDFISSSIELKEWVEADLIELDGE, encoded by the coding sequence GTGGAACTTAAATCTGCCGATGTTCTAAAGGTTGGAGAGCTGGAATTCCCACTGGATAGATTTTACTACAGAGGTAAAAAATCTCATATATGGGTTAAGAGCAGGGATGGAATTGATGAAGTGGGTATGGATGCCTTCCTCGTTCATAGTGTCGGATATCTTAACTATGTTTCAATAAACACAGGTGAAGTAAAACAGGGAAAAGGTGTTGGTAACTTTGAATCAGCAAAATTTGTGAGTAGAATTTTCTCTCCCATAAGCGGTAAAATTATAGAGGTCAATCAAAAAGCTTTGGATAATCCCAGACAGATTAACGCGTCACCTTACACCACATGGCTTTTTAAAATTGAGCCCAGCAATCCTGAAGAGCTTAAAGGTGATGATTTCATAAGCAGCAGCATAGAGCTTAAAGAATGGGTTGAAGCTGACCTTATTGAGCTTGATGGGGAGTAG
- a CDS encoding biotin synthase — MTELPHGKSESPEFVQTSTAAAMTLKLFPGRFYRGAKLKALNLLLTYNDGCKANCSYCGLSRSRKINEQTFIRVDWPTFALDEVISRSNLHGINLERVCVSMVTHRRAYNDMLSIVKRFRDETNLRISTLIAPTLIKDREMIERIKAEGADMCGIAVDCATPELFKALRGKGVKGPHIWEHYWKVVKDAASVFGIYNVSVHLVVGLGETEKEMLGAIQKAYTLGAEAHLFSFYPEAGSAMENHPRPGIGSYRRIQLGRYFIHRGYASFDDFAFDDKEQVKSFGVPEKVIEEIIDGGNAFMTSGCRGNGSEVACNRPYGNERPSEKLRNYPFMPNIEDKKDIREQLLDYSF, encoded by the coding sequence ATGACTGAACTTCCTCATGGAAAAAGTGAAAGTCCAGAGTTTGTGCAGACTTCAACGGCAGCCGCTATGACTCTCAAGCTTTTTCCTGGCAGATTTTACAGGGGAGCAAAACTCAAAGCGCTGAATCTTCTTCTGACTTATAATGACGGATGCAAGGCAAACTGTTCTTACTGCGGATTGTCAAGAAGCAGAAAAATAAATGAACAAACTTTTATTCGTGTGGACTGGCCAACTTTTGCTCTGGATGAAGTTATCTCACGATCTAATCTTCATGGCATTAACCTTGAGAGGGTATGTGTAAGCATGGTGACTCACAGACGTGCCTACAATGATATGCTAAGTATAGTAAAGAGATTCAGAGATGAAACCAATCTCAGAATCAGCACCCTTATAGCTCCAACATTAATTAAAGATAGGGAGATGATTGAGAGGATAAAGGCTGAAGGGGCAGATATGTGCGGCATTGCTGTAGATTGTGCAACACCTGAGCTTTTCAAAGCTCTCAGAGGAAAGGGTGTTAAAGGCCCTCATATCTGGGAGCATTACTGGAAGGTTGTAAAGGATGCTGCCAGTGTCTTTGGAATTTACAATGTGAGTGTCCATCTTGTTGTTGGTCTTGGTGAGACTGAGAAAGAGATGCTCGGAGCTATTCAGAAAGCTTACACTCTCGGTGCCGAAGCACATCTATTCTCTTTCTATCCTGAAGCAGGGTCTGCCATGGAAAATCATCCCAGGCCAGGTATTGGGAGCTACAGAAGAATTCAACTGGGAAGATATTTTATCCACAGAGGTTATGCCAGCTTTGACGATTTCGCCTTTGATGATAAAGAACAGGTGAAAAGCTTTGGAGTACCTGAAAAGGTTATAGAAGAGATTATAGATGGTGGCAATGCCTTTATGACATCTGGCTGTAGAGGTAATGGTAGTGAGGTTGCCTGCAACAGGCCATATGGCAATGAGAGACCAAGTGAAAAGCTTAGAAATTATCCCTTCATGCCCAACATTGAAGATAAGAAGGATATAAGAGAACAGCTTCTGGATTATTCATTTTAA
- the lplJ gene encoding lipoate-protein ligase LplJ: MGFKLFNLGLQNWKDTQLIYHALAELDTESLVIQQTRENYICLGMFNSAKELNFDYLKRKNIPVFRREIGGGTVWLDRAQIFYHLIIKRDNPLCPVKNETFFTRFLQPVVDTYKSFGIDASIKPACDIVAEGKKISGNGAGTIEDCKVLSGSILLEFNPETFIEALSFPDERFRKAALEQMTSKVASLSHFGIRIEEQEIRDRLIHNFSELLGDMERVEVDTRLRKTMKSLEAEKFDEEWLLETGKDRYWREIKIAEECYLFHFLRDGTQVFGRRGDNKLEEIEIIHNGSREEKLESLLLKEQLSSGKILNMIKSYIPDKSEEIFRAIKGG, encoded by the coding sequence ACCCAGCTTATATACCATGCTCTTGCCGAACTCGATACAGAGTCTCTTGTAATCCAGCAGACCCGTGAAAACTATATATGTCTGGGAATGTTCAACAGCGCAAAGGAACTTAATTTTGACTATTTAAAAAGGAAAAATATTCCTGTTTTCAGGCGTGAAATTGGCGGTGGCACAGTATGGCTTGACAGAGCACAGATATTCTATCATCTGATTATAAAAAGAGATAATCCACTGTGTCCAGTTAAAAATGAGACATTTTTCACACGTTTTCTCCAGCCGGTCGTAGATACATATAAAAGCTTTGGTATTGATGCAAGCATAAAACCTGCCTGCGATATAGTTGCCGAAGGAAAGAAAATCTCTGGAAATGGCGCAGGAACTATAGAGGACTGCAAGGTACTCAGTGGAAGCATACTTCTTGAATTCAACCCTGAAACATTTATCGAAGCCCTGAGCTTTCCTGATGAAAGGTTCAGAAAAGCTGCCCTTGAGCAGATGACTTCAAAGGTTGCCTCTTTAAGCCACTTTGGTATTCGGATAGAGGAGCAGGAAATTAGAGATAGGTTAATCCATAACTTCTCAGAACTTCTCGGAGACATGGAAAGAGTTGAAGTTGACACCAGACTCAGAAAAACAATGAAAAGTCTTGAAGCAGAGAAATTCGATGAGGAGTGGCTTCTTGAAACAGGTAAAGATAGATACTGGAGAGAAATAAAGATAGCCGAAGAGTGCTATCTATTCCACTTTCTCAGAGATGGTACACAGGTTTTCGGCAGGAGAGGAGATAATAAGCTTGAAGAGATAGAGATTATTCATAATGGAAGCAGAGAAGAAAAGCTTGAATCTCTTCTTTTGAAAGAGCAGCTCAGCAGCGGGAAAATTTTAAATATGATAAAAAGCTATATTCCAGATAAATCTGAGGAGATTTTTAGAGCTATCAAAGGAGGCTGA